The genome window TTTTCTTGATAATTAAATAAGATGTTTATTCTTAATTTTAAAATGATGGGGTGGTGTTGATAATTTTTTAGTGGAAAATTATTAGTAAATCATTGCTTAATCAGTTATTTACTAATGATTTTTATTTTTTTTGAAAAGTTTGTACATTTTTTAAATTTTTCATTGTTAAGATTAAATTTTAAAAAAAATTCTTCATTTCATAATAACTTTTATTAATAAAAATATATAAAAATACTATTAATATAAAATTATTAGTAAGATTTAGAATTAAAAATTTTATTAAATTTATTTATTCAATTTTAAATTATGGAGATAAGATTATGTTTATTGCAACATTAGGCGGTATATTTAGATTCAAAGATCTTCCTGAAGATTATGGACCATATGTCCAATTCAAAGCGGCTATAGATAAAAGGGAAGAAATCAAGGATAATGATGAAATAGCTATTCTGGATATTGTCGGAACCGGCAGCCATCATGTTCTTTTCTTGGATTCATACAACAATCGTGATGAAATTAGAAGGGAATTAAGGGAAGCAGATGCAAAAGTGAATGTCACCACATTAAAAATATTGGAAGGACACATATGAACCATTTGCCAATAGAACAATCCTGGTTAACTCTCACTCATCTTTTAAACGATTTGAAAAGCAATGATGCTGATATACCTGGCTATATCAATAATGAACTTGGAATAATAAGGTCTCAAATAAGCTCTTATAAACGGGACCCAACCCATCCGGATTTAATCAACGAGCTTGCCAGGGCAGACATGTCCCTAAATGAGGTTCAAGGAGTTCTGCTTTCTCTTGCAGCTGAAATCAGCAGTGAATATGAAGACGAGTGGCTGGATAAATTAGGCAGGGCGATGAGAGGCGAAGAAGTTTACCCAATGCCTCAGGATA of Methanobrevibacter sp. contains these proteins:
- a CDS encoding DUF749 domain-containing protein, giving the protein MFIATLGGIFRFKDLPEDYGPYVQFKAAIDKREEIKDNDEIAILDIVGTGSHHVLFLDSYNNRDEIRRELREADAKVNVTTLKILEGHI
- a CDS encoding DUF2096 domain-containing protein; protein product: MNHLPIEQSWLTLTHLLNDLKSNDADIPGYINNELGIIRSQISSYKRDPTHPDLINELARADMSLNEVQGVLLSLAAEISSEYEDEWLDKLGRAMRGEEVYPMPQDRSKFIVNVPPGFSYARITLKNPISEDRVQEIAEEYGLIIEFDSDVTIAIYGDKAVVQNAIKEMAPFFQE